A stretch of the Lactuca sativa cultivar Salinas chromosome 9, Lsat_Salinas_v11, whole genome shotgun sequence genome encodes the following:
- the LOC128128908 gene encoding uncharacterized protein LOC128128908 produces the protein MSLANYSNMNSVSIANSLGSGSRAPILIPEEYNSWVGRMNLHLNAINEDIWKCVEGTYVTPENMATLATNQATQTDIIRKLELQAKKELVSGIPHIILSQMDDIMMLTANQIWENLKNRFCGNKRIIGNKRTSVLNEFDNFKMLSSETIHDAHDRFNLIMGNPAIHTESLYNLYGELQSYESSIDPPTIAAFGGPLALVSTTSQNQTPYNDQNFNHFNQTTSFQNQSFQSDSNDEADYQQLCALVANTNLQRFIPNHGTNHYARECRAKNKTKIKDLAYYAQRADELKKLENQEKQKALMAIHEPSVEYWPTSDDEADNEQAQSNFCFVAGVEIPSRAPNVIEQVWSMISELGFSKTIFESHITKIETSLETDLKTYHDTMVNYDICKSELQTLQLKFGESTRTKSKLERDVERKSEDYNHVLEQLNQSLIQKRDLELKDQSIISSETKDVLEMEILQLKQDFQESTDKYNILNEKLTDSLKQINSLKTENKRLIWNMDSIKVARKLSDDIFTKANTLGTGKIDTNYRPGIGRESFEIEQAE, from the exons atgtcTTTAGCAAATTACTCCAACATGAACTCTGTGTCCATTGCAAATAGCTTAGGATCTGGTTCACGGGCACCCATACTTATTCCTGAAGAGTATAATTCGTGGGTTGGCCGTATGAATCTTCATCTTAACGCTATAAATGAAGATATCTGGAAGTGTGTAGAAGGAACATATGTTACTCCAGAAAATATGGCTACTCTTGCTACGAATCAAGCCACTCAAACCGATATCATAAGAAAGTTGGAACTCCAAGCCAAAAAGGAACTTGTGTCTGGAATACCTCACATTATTCTAAGTCAAATGGATGACATTATGATGTTAACCGCAAATCAAATTTGGGAAAATTTGAAAAATCGTTTTTGTGGAAATAAAAGAATTATCGGAAACAAAAGAACATCTGTTTTGAATGAATTCGATAATTTCAAAATGCTTTCATCAGAAACTATCCATGATGCTCATGATAGGttcaatttgattatg GGAAATCCAGCTATTCATACCGAATCTTTGTACAATTTGTATGGAGAActtcaatcgtatgaatcctcgATTGACCCACCAACCATTGCAGCttttggaggaccacttgctcttgtgTCCACAACTTCTCAAAACCAAACACCTTACAATGATCAAAACTTTAATCATTTTAATCAGACTACATCTTTTCAAAACCAATCCTTCCAGTCTGATTCAAATGATGAAGCAGATTATCAACAACTGTGTGCTTTGGTTGCAAACACAAATCTCCAGAGATTTATCCCAAATCATG gaacaaatcactatgccaGAGAATGCCGagccaaaaacaaaaccaaaatcaaagactTAGCATACTATGCTCAAAGAGCCGATGAATTGAAGAAACTGGAAAACCAAGAAAAGCAAAAAGCATTGATGGCAATCCATGAACCAAGCGTGGAATACTGGCCAACATCTGATGACGAAGCTGATAATGAACAAGCACAATCAAACTTCTGCTTTGTAGCTGGTGTTGAAATACCTTCAAGAGCTCCAAACGTCATAGAACAGGTATGGTCTATGATCTCTGAACttggtttttccaaaacaatttttgagtCCCACATAACCAAAATTGAGACTAGTCTGGAAACTGATCTCAAAACATATCATGACACAATggtcaattatgatatttgcaaatCTGAGTTACAAACCTTGCAACTCAAATTTGGAGAATCAACAAGAACTAAAAGCAAATTGGAAAGAGACGTTGAAAGAAAATCAGAAGATTATAATCACGTCTTGGAACAATTAAATCAGTCCCTAATTCAAAAAAGGGATTTGGAACTAAAAGATCAGTCAATCATTTCTTCTGAAACAAAAGATGTTTTAGAAATGGAAATCCTTCAGTTGAAACAAGACTTTCAAGAATCAACTGATAAATACAATATTCTAAATGAAAAACTGACTGATTCTTTAAAACAAATCAATTCTCTTAAAACCGAGAATAAAAGACTGATATGGAATATGGATTCTATCAAAGTTGCTAGAAAACTAAGTGATGATATTTTCACAAAGGCAAACACCTTAGGAACTGGCAAAATTGATACGAATTATAGACCAGGAATTGGAAGAGAATCCTTTGAAATTGAACAAGCAGAATAG